GGTAGGCGGCGACCCCGACGGCCGCGGGGTGGTGTCCACGGCGTCGTACGAGGCCAGGCAGTTCGGAATCCGCTCGGCCATGCCGGCTGCCGAGGCGCGCAGGCGGTGCCCCGATGCGGTGTTCGTGCGCCCCGACATGCCGCGCTACCGCGAGCGCTCGCGACAGGTGTGGGACCTCGTGCGGGGCGAGGTGCCGGCGCTCGAGCAGGTCGGGATAGACGAGGGCTACCTCGATCTGTACCGCGCCGTGTGGACGTCGGGCGGGGCGCGCAGGTTCCTGGAGCGCCTGCAGCAGACCGTGCGCCGCGAGACCGGGCTCGCCGCATCGTTCGGGTGCGGGTCATGCAAGACCGTGGCCAAGATCGCATCCGACGCCGACAAGCCATGCGGCGTGGTGGTGGTTCCCTCCGGGCACGAGGCGGCCTTCCTCGCCCTCCGGCCCCTGCGGGCGCTGCCGGGCATCGGGCCGGTCACCGAGCAGCGCCTGACGAAGGCCGGGCTCGGGACCATCGGCGACCTCGCCGCGTTGGACGATGACCGCCTTCGCGCCATGCTGCCGGCATCGCACGCCTTCGAGCTGCGCGACCGCGCCCGCGGAGTGGACCCGCGCGAGGTGGACCCCTCATCGAGCCCGGCGGTGACCATCGGCCACGAGCGCACGTTCACCGATGACATCGATGACCCCGAGGTGCTGGCAAGCCACGCGGAGCGGCTGGCCGTGCGGGTGACCGAGCGCCTCAGGCGCGACGGCCGCGGGGCGGGCACTGTGACGGTGAAGCTGCGCTACCCCGACTTCCAGATCCAGTCGCGGGCGGCATCGGCGGAGATGGCGACCGACGACGAAGCCGAGATCATCCGGCTGGCACAGGTGGCGCTTGGTCGCGCACTGGCCGACCGGCCGCCGCCCGTGCGCCTGCTGGGGGTGAGCGTGACCCGGCTGGTGCCGGGGGCGCAGCTCAGCCTGCCCCCGGCACCGCCTGCCTGACCGCGCCGCCGAGGCGGCGCACTGACTACTGGCCCAGCAGCCCGTTGCGGGCCGCCGCGGCGAACTGCTCGTCGGTGAGCGTGCCCGAGGCGTTCATCTCGGCCAGCTGCGTGAGCTTGTCCACCACGTCGCCGCCCGCAGCCGGGGCCGCCTGCGGCGGCGGGGCCTGCTGGCCGGCGTCCTGGTCGGCGTACTTCTGCTCCTGGCGACGGCGGACGTTGCCGCTCACCGCCGTGGCCGTGCCGGCGATGACCGCCGTGCGGCCCACTGCCCTGATAGGTCCCGGCCCTGCTGATTCCCCGGCTAGTCGCCCGCGGCCTCGATGGCCGCGAGAAGGTCGTCCGTGCCGATGCGCCCATTACCCGGGAACACCCCTCCGCGCTCATGCACGGCGGTGACGAAGCCCCGGGCCCACGTGTTCTCGTACAGCACGAATACCGCCACCGAACCCGCGGACATCTCCTCGGCCGCAATGGCCAGGTCGTCGTCGCCTGGCAGGCCGGGGCGCACGCCCGTGAACGCCACGGCCCCGCCCATCTCGGCGAGATTGACGCCCGAGATGCTGCCGTCGTCGTCCTTGCGGATCACCAGTGCATCGAGCACCTCGATGACGCCGGCATCCACCAGGGCGGCCATCTGGGTGAGCGCACCACCATCGAGCGGCGCGCCGGGCGGGAAGCCGACCAGGAAGCAGTCGACGGCTCCGAGATCGAGTTCAGCCGCCATGGGGGCTCTTTGGGATGGGCTGGCTCGATCACTCTAGGTGATGAGCTGATAGGTCCCCGACCCGATGAGGAACAGGCCGATGATGATCGAGCCCCAGATGATGGCCTGGTGGGTATGGGCCTGGATCCACGCGCGCAGCGACAGCGCGATGGCATGGGCGCGCTCCTTGCGCACGATCGTGAAGATCTCCAGGGCCAGGTACGTCGAGGTGGCCAGCAACACGAACAGGATGAGCGCCACCACGCTTGCAGCCGATGCCAGGTCGGCCTGCATCACCGACGTCACCCCGGCGGCCATGAGGCCCCACGGCTGCAGGATGAGGGCGAGGATGAGCGCGAACCACAGCGACATGTTGTCGACGCCCTTCTCCCACTTGGGCAGCGGCTTCTCCTTGCGCGTTCTGCCCTGGCGACTGCGCCACCAGATCCCGAACCCGACGAGCCCCACGCCGATGGCGATGCGCACGGCGAGCGCGGCATCGGAGGGTACCGAGCCGCTCGATGGCGGCTCGCCACCCGTGAGCAACAGGGTGCCGGCCGTGATGATCGACAGGCACAGCAACCACCCGACGATGAACGCCGCGCCCTTCGCGGCGCCGCGCCGCGAGGTAAGGATGAGGATGAAGGGGACCAGCGCAAGCGGATCGAACGCGATCGCGAGGCCGATGACGATGAGGTCGAGGAACAGCGGGTATCCTCCGGGGGTCGTGCGCAGCGTACGTAATCGGGCCGGGGATATAGTTGGAAGAACCCCACCTCAGGAGTCAGCAATGAAGACCACCTCCACGGCAGCGCTCGCCACGGCCCTTCTCATCGGCGCCGGTGCCGCCATCGCGCTCGGACAGGCGAACGTCATCACCCCGACGTCGATCGACGGCACGACCACCGGGAAGGCCCGGTCGGCGTACAAGGCCGCCTTCGGCAAGGTCATGGTGAACCGCCTCGAGGGCAACATCACCCGCCTCAACTTCGACGAGGTGAAGACCGAGGTCTACCTCAACACGCGCGGCAGGGGCACGGCGATCATCACGGGCAACGACGCCTTCAAGACCGCCGGCGGCGTGGGACCGTGCTCCACCTACGCCGAGCTCAAGGCCGCATTCCCGAACCTGGCCCGCGTGCCCGGGCCCGACAAGCGCATCTGGAAGAGCGGGCGCCTGTGGTTCCGCATCGACAACGACGCCCGCACGGCCAACCCGGCGGACTCCACGGTGCGCGGCATCATGCTCGTCACCGCGCCGGCGCCGCGGCTCGCCAGGACCTACATCGGGAACACCGTCTACGACTGCGGGGGGCCTGAGTACTGACCCCGACGCCGGGGGCCCCGGCCTAGGCTAGGGGCGTGAGCAGCAGCACGATCTCCGGCAGGCTCGCGTGGGTGCGCGAGCCCGACGTGCTCGTGGCCATCGCGGCCCTGCTCGGCGTGGTGGCGGGCCTGGGGCTGGCGGGCGCCGACCAGCACACGGCCGCCGACGTGGTGTGGGCGGTGGTCACGGGCGCCCTGCTCATTCCCCTCACCTGGTCGGTCGTGCGCTCGCTGCTCCGGCGCGACGTCGGCGTGGACGCCATCGCCCTGGTGGCAATGGCCGGCGCGCTGGCGCTGCAGGAGTTCCTGGCCGGGGCGGTGGTGGCGCTGATGCTGGCGGGCGGCAACGCGCTGGAGGCCGCCGCAGGGCGACGGGCCCGGCACGACCTCGAGGCCCTGGTGGCGCGGGTGCCCAAGTGGGCCATGCGACGCGCGCCCGGTGGCGACCTGGAGCGCGTGCCGGCCGACGAGGTGGTGCCGGGCGATGTGCTGCTGGTGCGCGCGGGCGAGATCGTGCCGGTGGATGGCCGCATCGTGGACGTTCCCGCCCTGCTGGATGAGTCGGCCCTCACGGGCGAGCCCCTCCCCGTGGAGCGCATGCCGGGAGACTCCGTGCGAAGCGGCGTGGCCAACGCCGCCGAGGCCTTTGAGCTGGTGGCCACCCGACCGGCGTCGGAGAGCGCCTACGCGGCGATCGTGCGACTGGTGGAGGAGGCCGAGAGCCAGCGCGCGCCCTTCGAGCGCATGGCCGATCGCTACGCCATGTTGCTGTTGCCGGTGACCCTTGTGGCGGCGGGGCTGGCGTGGGCGCTGAGCGGCGATCCGGTGCGGGCCCTGGCCGTGCTGGTGGTGGCCACCCCCTGCCCGCTCATCCTGGCCGCGCCCATCGCGCTGGTATCCGGCCTATCGCGCGCGGCACGCAAGGGCGTGGTGCTCAAGGGCGGCGTGGTGGTGGAGCAGCTGGCGCGCACCACGGCGGTGCTTCTCGACAAGACCGGCACGCTCACCATGGGCCAGCCCGAGATACGCCGCATCGCCACCACGGGCGATGCCCGCGAGGCCGACGTGCTGCGCCTGGCGGCGTCGCTCGAGCAGCACTCCGCCCACGTGGTGGCGGGGGCACTGGTGCAGGCCGCCCACCGCGACGACCTTCCCCTCACCCTGCCGTCGGACGTGCACCAGGTGCATGGGCAGGGTATCGAGGGCAGCATCGACGGTCGCGTCGTGAGCGTGGGATCCGCCGACTGGCTGCGCTCGTGCGGCATCGACCCCGGGGCACTGCTCGACCACCGCGACGCCGCGGACGGCGAGGGGCGTGGCGTGGTGCTGGTGGGGGTGGACCGGCGGCCAGCCGGGCTGATCGTGCTCGAGGACCCCGTGCGCCCCGACGCCCGCGCCATGGTGGCCCGCCTGCACGAGGCCGGCGTGACCGAGGTGGCCATGGCCACGGGCGACCGGCGCGACGTGGCCGAGGCCGTGGCGGCCGACCTGGGAATCGACGTAGTGCACGCCGAGTGCAGCCCCGAGGACAAGGTGGCCGTGGTGATGGCCATGCGCGAGGGCGAGGGGCGCCACCGGGTGGCCATGGTGGGCGACGGCATCAACGACGCGCCGGCCCTGGCCACGGCTGATGTGGGGGTGGCCATGAGCGCCCCCGGCGCCACCATCGCATCGGAGACCGCAGACGCCGTGGTGATGGTGGACCGCGTGGACGGCGTGGCCGATGCCATTGCCACCAGCCGCCGGGCGTCGGGCATCGCCCGGCAGAGCGTGATCGCCGGCATGCTCATGAGCTTCGTGGCGATGGGCTTCGCGGCGTTCGGCTACCTGCCGCCGGTGGCCGGGGCCCTACTTCAGGAGGGCATCGACGTGATCGTGATCCTCAA
The nucleotide sequence above comes from Actinomycetota bacterium. Encoded proteins:
- the dinB gene encoding DNA polymerase IV, which produces MPRVVAHMDLDAFFAAVEVLDDPSLAGRPLVVGGDPDGRGVVSTASYEARQFGIRSAMPAAEARRRCPDAVFVRPDMPRYRERSRQVWDLVRGEVPALEQVGIDEGYLDLYRAVWTSGGARRFLERLQQTVRRETGLAASFGCGSCKTVAKIASDADKPCGVVVVPSGHEAAFLALRPLRALPGIGPVTEQRLTKAGLGTIGDLAALDDDRLRAMLPASHAFELRDRARGVDPREVDPSSSPAVTIGHERTFTDDIDDPEVLASHAERLAVRVTERLRRDGRGAGTVTVKLRYPDFQIQSRAASAEMATDDEAEIIRLAQVALGRALADRPPPVRLLGVSVTRLVPGAQLSLPPAPPA
- a CDS encoding SHOCT domain-containing protein, translated to MRAVGRTAVIAGTATAVSGNVRRRQEQKYADQDAGQQAPPPQAAPAAGGDVVDKLTQLAEMNASGTLTDEQFAAAARNGLLGQ
- a CDS encoding DUF1269 domain-containing protein; its protein translation is MAAELDLGAVDCFLVGFPPGAPLDGGALTQMAALVDAGVIEVLDALVIRKDDDGSISGVNLAEMGGAVAFTGVRPGLPGDDDLAIAAEEMSAGSVAVFVLYENTWARGFVTAVHERGGVFPGNGRIGTDDLLAAIEAAGD
- a CDS encoding GAP family protein encodes the protein MSPARLRTLRTTPGGYPLFLDLIVIGLAIAFDPLALVPFILILTSRRGAAKGAAFIVGWLLCLSIITAGTLLLTGGEPPSSGSVPSDAALAVRIAIGVGLVGFGIWWRSRQGRTRKEKPLPKWEKGVDNMSLWFALILALILQPWGLMAAGVTSVMQADLASAASVVALILFVLLATSTYLALEIFTIVRKERAHAIALSLRAWIQAHTHQAIIWGSIIIGLFLIGSGTYQLIT
- a CDS encoding heavy metal translocating P-type ATPase, with the protein product MSSSTISGRLAWVREPDVLVAIAALLGVVAGLGLAGADQHTAADVVWAVVTGALLIPLTWSVVRSLLRRDVGVDAIALVAMAGALALQEFLAGAVVALMLAGGNALEAAAGRRARHDLEALVARVPKWAMRRAPGGDLERVPADEVVPGDVLLVRAGEIVPVDGRIVDVPALLDESALTGEPLPVERMPGDSVRSGVANAAEAFELVATRPASESAYAAIVRLVEEAESQRAPFERMADRYAMLLLPVTLVAAGLAWALSGDPVRALAVLVVATPCPLILAAPIALVSGLSRAARKGVVLKGGVVVEQLARTTAVLLDKTGTLTMGQPEIRRIATTGDAREADVLRLAASLEQHSAHVVAGALVQAAHRDDLPLTLPSDVHQVHGQGIEGSIDGRVVSVGSADWLRSCGIDPGALLDHRDAADGEGRGVVLVGVDRRPAGLIVLEDPVRPDARAMVARLHEAGVTEVAMATGDRRDVAEAVAADLGIDVVHAECSPEDKVAVVMAMREGEGRHRVAMVGDGINDAPALATADVGVAMSAPGATIASETADAVVMVDRVDGVADAIATSRRASGIARQSVIAGMLMSFVAMGFAAFGYLPPVAGALLQEGIDVIVILNALRALRA